TGAAACTAATACTACTGTATGCATCCACTGCACCTCCCGAACTTCGAAACATCACAACACACCACATTATAACAAAAAAAGGTTGCCATGACAAACTTAGATTAAAAATATCTGTAAATTGCCCAATTTCTCTACCTGTCCTTCCCCATCCTCCTCGCTTACATTATTGAAATAGGGATGTATTCGAGATTCCGCTAAATGACATGAATAGCTTGTTTGCTGGTTATTTCTTTAATTTTGAATGGACCTTATTAAAAAAAATTGATACCTTTGTCAATAAATGATGTTAATCCAAATGAATCTTATGCAATTTCCTACGAATATTTTTTATGAATAATGAAAAACTAAGTCAAGATCATTTATTGGTCAAAGGCAACTATTTAGTAGCTACAAGTAAGGACTAGTTTATGTATGATATGTGGTATGTCGATACGAATGAAGATATTAATTACTTCAATAGCATTCGTGACAACATGGTATGCGCCTATGATTTAGCAACACGGCAAAATAAGCAAACAGCTTGCTACTACTTGGCTATTTATGAGGATGGGCTTTATTGCAGTGATTATGACAACGGTCGGAGGAAGTGTTATAGAAGAGGTATGGAATCTCTTCACTGCTAATAGCATTTTAAATTATGAAACAATAGACGGTGGGAGTATATACGATTTATGAATTTGCACTATAATTTAACTTAAAATTAACCTAAAGGAGATTACATCATGAAATACTTACTAAAATGGCGTTCATGGGTTATAGCTAGTGCAATGATTTTTTCGGCGACAAATATCGCTCTACCACAAGTACAAGCTGCGAAAGTTACTCAGCCGGCAAATGTTATTATGATGGTGATGGATGGGAGTAGTAATAACGCTGTCACACTCTCCCGATGGTATAAGGGTAGCAATCTGGCATTAGATGCGATTTTAACTGGCGCAGTTCGTACGTACTCTGCAGAATCTGCCCTTACCGATTCTGCACCCGCCGCTACTGCATTAGCCACTGGACATAAATCAAATCGTAAATTTGTTGGTGTGCTGCCAGCCATTGTCAATTCTCCAGGGTTAGCGCAATTAGCCAAAGATGATGCTACTCGTCCTGTAGCCAATGTTTTAGAAGGAGCGAAACAGCAGGGCATGGCAACAGGGCTGATCTCTACTTCTGAAATTCAACATGCAACACCAGCAGGCTTTTCGGCACATGTTAAAAATAGAAGTCAATACGATGACATAGCTGAGCAGCAGGTCTATCAAGATATTGATGTTGTGTTAGGTGGCGGCTTCGCATCTCTCATTCCAGGTGCCACTAAAAATGCTCGTAAAGATGGCGAGAACTTAGTGAATGTCCTAAAAGAAAAAAATTATGACATTGTCAAAACTCGTGATGAGCTTTTAAAAAGTACCTCATCGAAAATTTGGGGAAGCTTTGCCCCAAATGCACTTGCCTATAATATAGATCGCCCTATCACCAGCGCATCCGAGCCGACGCTTGCTGAAATGACAAGTAAAGCCATTCAAACGCTTAAGCAGCATGACAAAGGCTTCTTCTTATTTGTAGAGGGCAGTAAGGTAGATTGGGCAGCACACGCCAACGATACAATCGGCATTATCAGTGAAATTTTAGCGTTTGATGAGGCTGTCCAAAAAGCACTTGATTTTGCCAAAGTGGATGGGCATACAATGGTCATTGCCGTAACAGATCATGGTAATAGCGGTATTACTATGGGTAATACGAATACAACAAAGACTTATGCCAGCATGCCTGTTTCTGCCTTTATTGATCCGTTAAAGAAAGCTAAAATGACTCTTGAGGGGGCTTTAAGCCGATTGAAGCAAGACCAATCTAATATGATAGAGGTAGCAGCACTATATGGTTTAACAAACTTATCTAAAGACGAGCGGACAACCTTAACAGCTTCTAGGAATGTGAGCAAAGAGATGGGACAGATGCTGGCCAAACGAGCGAATATTGGTTTTACAACAGGCGGACATACTGGTGAGGATGTATTTCTTTATTCATTTGGACCTTCCACAATAACTGGTCTTGTTGAAAACACAGAAATAGCATATGCAATGGCGCAATTTATGAGCTTTGATTTAAATAAGCTGACGAAGGATTTATATATCCCTGCCACAAAAGCTTTTACTGAAAAGGGCTATACGACAAAGATAGATCTAACAGATAAGGAAAACCCGAAATTTATTGCGCAAAAAAAGGATATTACATTAACAATCCCTGTAAATAAAAACATTATGATTTATGAGCAAGCCTCAAGCAATATGACCAAAACATATACATTTGATACCATTAATGTCTACAATGGAACGGATTTTTATGTTTCCAAAAAAGTGTTAGATGCTGTTAATTAAATAATGTTCCGTACATTTTAGCGGGATAAAAATATAGGTGCCATCATAAGTTGATTTGATTAACTGATGATGGTCCTTTTTTTGATTTAAGGGCATTATGATATATCAAATTTTCCCAAACCTTAATTTAATCTTAAATTAATCTTATGATTTAATGAATATTACAAAATACAGCAACATTTTTCTCCACATTCCGTCAAAACAGTGTTAAAAATTTTAATATAAAGATTATAAAAAATAACTTGAAAAAATATCTATTTATTTAGTATATTTACAAGGTTATAATCCTTTTTCATTATTAATTGGAGGTGAACTGATGCAATCCATTAAAAATAATGAGCTATTACGTTTTATAGGCTTTACGTTATTTTATTTTATCATATTGGTGCTTTTGTTTATTATTCATGGGTTCCATGATATGAACGCTGGACCATTTATATATACGGAATTTTAAAAAAAGGAGAATTATTGATGTTAAGTATATTAGCAGCTATTCAAAATGTGGCACTACAGCAGCCACAAAAAACTGCGTATCAAACCAATCGTGAGTCCTTAACGTATAGTGAACTTTGGTATCTCTCTGATTGTGTAGCACATTACTTACTAGCTCTTGACTTAAAAAGAAAACAGCCCATTGTCGTCTATGGTCATATGTCACCATTGCAAATTGTTGCCTTTTTAGGTGCTGTAAAGGCTGGGCACCCATATGTTCCAGTTGACTCGTCTACACCTTCTGAAAGACTACAGCTTATAATTGAAGCCTCTGAAGCCTGCATGCTACTAAAAACAGACTCATTAAGTGCTCCATTGTCTATTCCTGAAGTGGAGGTAAGTGATATAATCACACAGCCTTCTACTATTTCGGTAGAGCCTTCCTCATGGGTTCAGGAGCAAGACGTTTATTATATTATTTACACATCTGGTTCAACTGGTAAACCTAAAGGTGTCCAAATTACAGCCAATAACCTAGCTCATTTTGTTGATTGGATGAATAAGCACTTCCCATTACAGGAATCTGGTGTGTTTTTAAATCAGGCTCCCTATTCCTTTGATTTATCAGTAATGGACTTATATCCTGCATTGATAAATGGGCAAACGCTTTACGCTATTTCACAAGAGCAAATTGCTTATCCAAAATCGTTATTTGATGCACTAGCTACAGCTGAAATCCGTGTTTGGACCTCCACACCGTCCTTTGCGAAAATGTGCTTAATGAACAAAGAATGGCATCAGGAGTTAATGCCCGCTTTAGATACATTTTTATTCTGTGGAGAGGTTTTGCCGGTATCCGTTGCACAAGAATTAATGCAACGCTTCCCACAGGCGACTATTTTTAATTTATACGGGCCAACTGAAACAACCGTTGCTGTATCTTTTGTAGAGGTCTCATCGGAACTGTTGAAGCAATTTGATCAACTGCCAATTGCTCCGCTATCAGAACCAAATCTTTCTCTATTAGAGGATGGCGAGATTATTATTTCAGGACCAACAGTTAGTGCTGGCTATCTTGGTGCACCTGATTTAACGCAAAAGGCCTTTCCTACTATAAATAGTCAGCGCATTTATAAAACTGGGGATATTGGCTATGAAAAAGATGGCTATCTGTTCTTTTCAGGTCGTAAGGATTTTCAAGTAAAACTACATGGCTATCGTTTAGAAATTGAGGAAATTGAAAAGCAAATTGGCAATCTACCACCCGTTTCTAGCTGTGTTGTTGTACCTGTATTAAAAGATGGCGAGATTGTTTCGCTGAATGCGTTCGTTGTTCTACGTGAGCCATTACTGGAATCTGCCTTTAAAATGACGAAGCAACTAAAATCGTTGTTATCTGAGTATTTACCATCCTATATGATTCCAAAAACCTTCAAATACATGGACACTTTACCTCTAAATACAAATGGTAAAGTTGATCGTAAAGGATTGGCGGTTATGGAAACAGTATGACGCCTTACGGAAATATCGTTTTTTTCATTATTATTGGGATTTTATTGCTGCCCACAATTATATTAGGATTACGTGAAAAATCTGCAAAAGGCTATAATATCTTTGTTTCGATTATTGTTTTAGCTCTTATTTTTGGTAATTCTTTAAATGGCACAATCTCTCTCATACTTTTTACAGTATTTCAGTTACTATTAATCATTGCTTATCAAAAATACCGACTACAAAAGAATAGCGGGACAGTATTTATTGTAGCTGTACTGATGTCTATCTTGCCACTTGTGCTTGTTAAGGTTCTTCCGATTCTTGGACTATATCATTTATTTGGATTCCTAGGAGTGTCCTACATTACCTTTAAATCTGTCCAAATGATTTTAGAAACACGTGACGGTCTAATAAAGGATAAAATTTCAGCAGTTGAGCTGGCCTATTTTTTACTGTTCTTCCCAACCGTTTCATCAGGTCCTATCGATCGTTGGCGACGTTTTTATAAAGATATGCATACAGTTCCGTCAAATCAGGAGTATCAAAAGCTACTTTTAAGTGGGATTAATTATATATTTGTAGGCTTTTTATATAAATTCATTTTGGCTTATTTAATTTATAATTACACACTTATTTATTTACCAAATCATACCTATAATTATTTGACACCTTTTCAAGGGCAAATAGCGTATATGTATATGTATAGCTTCTATTTATTTTTCGACTTTGCTGGCTATAGTGCCTTTGCCGTTGGGGTCAGTCGCATTATGGGCATTCAAACGCCAATAAACTTTAATCGTCCATTTTCAAGTCGCAATATAAAAGATTTTTGGAATCGCTGGCATATGAGCCTTTCATTCTGGTTTAGGGATTATGTTTATATGCGCTTTGTGCTTTGGATGACTAAGAAAAAATGGATTAAAAATAAATTTACAATCTCATATATTGGCTTCTTTTTACTGTTCTTTTTAATGGGGATTTGGCATGGACTAGAATGGCACTTTGTGGTCTATGGACTCTACCATGCCCTGCTAATCATTAGCTTCGATAAATTTGAACGGTGGAACAAAAAACGTAAGCTTTGGCCGAAAAATAAATGGACACATGCAATTGGTGTGTTTATCACTTTTAATGCTGTTTGTTTTGGCTTTTATATTTTTTCAGGAAAATTATTTTAAACAAGGCTTTGTTAAACACTGCCTAAATTAAAGGAGAATTTTAACTATGGAGAAACAACAAGTTTTAGAAATGCTAGTAGAATTATGCGAAGACGATATCATTGTAGAAAACCCAGATATCGATTTATTTGAAGAGGGACTACTTGATTCATTCGGTACCATTAATCTATTAGTTGAAATTGAAAACCGCTTTAATATCTCTGTACCAATTACTGATTTCAATCGTGAGGAATGGAACACGCCAAATCGTATTGTAGCGAAATTAGCTGAAAGACAATGATTAAGAAAGGCTTTTTATCGCTATTCATTGCCTTTGTTCTATTTACTGTCTTCGTATTTTTCCCAAATTCATGGATTAAAGCATGGATTTCAGATGAAGATGTAGAACAGGCAAAAACGAACATGTCTCCATTAGTGTTCCAGGGCATGTACTTACAGGAGAGAATGCTACAGGAGCCGAATTCAATGCCTTTATACGGCTCATCCGAATTAAATCGTTTTGACCCCTTCCATCCCTATAATTATGCACGTGCAACAAATGCACCGTATTCGACATTTATGATAGGGCGAGGGGGAATGCAGTCTATTACACACTTTTTAAATTTTGCTGCACAGGAGAAAAATTTAAAGGATAAAAAAATTGTTTTCATCGTTTCTCCTCAATGGTTTACGAAGAAAGGAATGGGTGAAT
This genomic stretch from Lysinibacillus pakistanensis harbors:
- a CDS encoding teichoic acid D-Ala incorporation-associated protein DltX, which gives rise to MQSIKNNELLRFIGFTLFYFIILVLLFIIHGFHDMNAGPFIYTEF
- the dltB gene encoding D-alanyl-lipoteichoic acid biosynthesis protein DltB; amino-acid sequence: MTPYGNIVFFIIIGILLLPTIILGLREKSAKGYNIFVSIIVLALIFGNSLNGTISLILFTVFQLLLIIAYQKYRLQKNSGTVFIVAVLMSILPLVLVKVLPILGLYHLFGFLGVSYITFKSVQMILETRDGLIKDKISAVELAYFLLFFPTVSSGPIDRWRRFYKDMHTVPSNQEYQKLLLSGINYIFVGFLYKFILAYLIYNYTLIYLPNHTYNYLTPFQGQIAYMYMYSFYLFFDFAGYSAFAVGVSRIMGIQTPINFNRPFSSRNIKDFWNRWHMSLSFWFRDYVYMRFVLWMTKKKWIKNKFTISYIGFFLLFFLMGIWHGLEWHFVVYGLYHALLIISFDKFERWNKKRKLWPKNKWTHAIGVFITFNAVCFGFYIFSGKLF
- the dltA gene encoding D-alanine--poly(phosphoribitol) ligase subunit DltA encodes the protein MLSILAAIQNVALQQPQKTAYQTNRESLTYSELWYLSDCVAHYLLALDLKRKQPIVVYGHMSPLQIVAFLGAVKAGHPYVPVDSSTPSERLQLIIEASEACMLLKTDSLSAPLSIPEVEVSDIITQPSTISVEPSSWVQEQDVYYIIYTSGSTGKPKGVQITANNLAHFVDWMNKHFPLQESGVFLNQAPYSFDLSVMDLYPALINGQTLYAISQEQIAYPKSLFDALATAEIRVWTSTPSFAKMCLMNKEWHQELMPALDTFLFCGEVLPVSVAQELMQRFPQATIFNLYGPTETTVAVSFVEVSSELLKQFDQLPIAPLSEPNLSLLEDGEIIISGPTVSAGYLGAPDLTQKAFPTINSQRIYKTGDIGYEKDGYLFFSGRKDFQVKLHGYRLEIEEIEKQIGNLPPVSSCVVVPVLKDGEIVSLNAFVVLREPLLESAFKMTKQLKSLLSEYLPSYMIPKTFKYMDTLPLNTNGKVDRKGLAVMETV
- a CDS encoding alkaline phosphatase, which encodes MKYLLKWRSWVIASAMIFSATNIALPQVQAAKVTQPANVIMMVMDGSSNNAVTLSRWYKGSNLALDAILTGAVRTYSAESALTDSAPAATALATGHKSNRKFVGVLPAIVNSPGLAQLAKDDATRPVANVLEGAKQQGMATGLISTSEIQHATPAGFSAHVKNRSQYDDIAEQQVYQDIDVVLGGGFASLIPGATKNARKDGENLVNVLKEKNYDIVKTRDELLKSTSSKIWGSFAPNALAYNIDRPITSASEPTLAEMTSKAIQTLKQHDKGFFLFVEGSKVDWAAHANDTIGIISEILAFDEAVQKALDFAKVDGHTMVIAVTDHGNSGITMGNTNTTKTYASMPVSAFIDPLKKAKMTLEGALSRLKQDQSNMIEVAALYGLTNLSKDERTTLTASRNVSKEMGQMLAKRANIGFTTGGHTGEDVFLYSFGPSTITGLVENTEIAYAMAQFMSFDLNKLTKDLYIPATKAFTEKGYTTKIDLTDKENPKFIAQKKDITLTIPVNKNIMIYEQASSNMTKTYTFDTINVYNGTDFYVSKKVLDAVN
- the dltC gene encoding D-alanine--poly(phosphoribitol) ligase subunit 2, with protein sequence MEKQQVLEMLVELCEDDIIVENPDIDLFEEGLLDSFGTINLLVEIENRFNISVPITDFNREEWNTPNRIVAKLAERQ